The Candidatus Tumulicola sp. region GTCGACGAATGTCGTCTCTTCTTTGTTGCGCGGGTTGTTAACGGCGAGCGTGAACTTGGTCACGCCTTTGCCGGACTGCGTGTAGCGGATCTCCGGGTCGCGCGTTAGGTTGCCGACCAGGATGACGCGGTTGTACGAACCTGCCATCGCGTTCTCTCTTTCGCTATTAGTAGGGTAGTGTCGGCGGCGGCGGCGTTGCGGCAACAACCGCGGCCATGTGCCGGATCATTTTCTCGTCGAGCCGGACGACCAGCGCGCGCAAAACATCCTCGTGCAGTTTCAACAGCCGTTCGAGTTCCTTGGAGGCCGCGCCGTCGCTCTTGAACTGCATAACGACGTAGTTCCCCTCACGCACGTCATCGATCTCATAGGCCAGACGTTTTTTGCCCATGCGCTCGATGCCAACGACTTCGCCCTGCTGATTGCGGATGATGTCGGCGATTGCGTTGGAGCGCTCCTCGACCTCGTTCTCTTCGAGGGAGGGGCGGAGAATGTACGTTACTTCATAGTCGGTCATTGTGATCCCATCTGCGGACACCCGGCAAGCGGGCGGCCCGCCCACGCGGCGGGCAGCGGGTCGGATCGGGCCGGTTAAAGCCGGTCCCGGAACCTACGAATCCTATCACACGCTTCCGGGCGGCAGCAATGCCCCCATGGCGCGCAACGGTCCGTCCAGGGAAAGCTAGGGAGCGACCCGCTCGCGCTTGGTCACCCGATACACGCGACGGACCTCGGGCAGGCCCTGAAGGCGCATCAAAATCTTGTGCAGGTGGTCCAAGTCGTGGATCTGGATCGTCAGGCTGGTCACCGCTACCCGGTCGCGCCGGACCCGCGCCGTCACCGAGCTGACCCGCGTCTTGAACTCGGCAAACACGCTCATAATATCTTGCAGTAGCTGCGCGCGGTCCTCGGCTTCGACCTCGATATCGACCGAATGCAATACCTCTTCTTGGACGTTCCACTGCGCTTGCAAGATACGCTCGGGCGTCGCGTTCATGTACGCGACGTTTGGGCAATCTGCGCGATGGACGCTCACGCCGCGTCCGATCGTCACGTAGCCCATGATCGGATCGCCCGGTACCGGCGAACAACATTTCGATAGCCGCACCAGCATGTCGTCGATGCCCGCGACGCGCACGCCGCTCAAGCGGCGCGTGCTGCGGCGTGCTGCAGGGCGTCGCGCCATTTTCGTAAGATCGACCACGTTGTCGCTCTTGAGCTCGTCGCGAATGCGATTGACCACTGCCTGCGCGGATTGGTCGCCGAAGCCGATCGCCGCATAGAGATCTGCCGGCGTCGCGCAGTTGAGCCGGTGCGCGATGGTTTCGATCAGCGACCCGCGCGCCGTATCGACGCGTACGCCGGCGCGTGCCAACTCGTTCTCTAACGCTTCTTGTCCGGCCAGCACGTTTTCTTCGCGCCGTTCTTTGCGGAACCACTGCTTGATCTTATGCTTTGCACTCGACGTCTTAACGATCGATAACCAGTCGAGCGATGGTCGACCGCTCGTCTTGTTGACGAGAATCTCGCAGATATCGCCGTTATTTAGTTGCGAATCCAGCGGCACGATGCGCCCGTTGACTTTGGCGCCGACGCAATGGTTGCCGACATCGGTATGCACGAGATAGGCGAAATCGAGGGGCGTACCATCGGCCGGCATCGAGAACACGTCGCCGCGTGGAGAGAACGCGAACACTTGCGAATCGAAGAGGTCGAGCTTGAGATTTTCCATGAACAAGCGCGAGTCGCGCATGTCTTTTTGCCATTCCAGCAAGGCTCGCAGCCAGGAAAGCTTATTCTCGAATTGGTCGGCCTTGCCGCCTTCTTTGTAACGCCAATGCGCGGCGATGCCGTATTCGCTGGTGCGATGCATCTCGAGCGTGCGGATCTGAATCTCGAGCGGTTCGCCGGTCGGACCAACGACGGTCGTGTGCAGCGACTGATACATGTTTGGCTTTGGCATCGCGATGTAATCTTTGAATCGTCCAGGCAACGGCGTCCAAAGCGCGTGGACGGCGCCGAGCGCGGCGTAACAATCCTTGACGCTATCGACGATGATGCGGATCGCCGTGAGATCGTAAATCGTCGAAAAGTCGCGACCGCTCTTGAGCTTGGTATAGATCGAATAAAAATGTTTCGGACGGCCCTGGATTTCGGCCTCGACGTGCATCTCGCCGAACTCGCCGCGCAAACGATCGATGACGGAGTCGACGTCGGCTTCGCGCTGGTTGCGCGTCTTCGCAACGCGCTCGACGATATCGCGATAGGCCTCGGGATCCAGATAACGCAGGCAATCGTCCTCGATTTCCCACTTGATCTTCCAAATGCCTAAACGATGCGCGATCGGAGCGTAGATATCGAGCGTTTCGCGAGCGATCGAAATGCGCTTGGCCGGTGGTAGGCTGGCCAGGGTGCGCATGTTGTGCAAGCGGTCTGCCAACTTGATGATGATGACGCGAATATCGCGAGCCATCGCCATGAACATCTTGCGAAGGTTCTCGACTTGCGCGTCTTCCTTCGATTGATACGGAATGCGCGTGAGTTTCGTCACGCCCTCCACCAACCGCGCGATCTCGTCGCCAAACTCGGAGGCAACCTGTTCGTTGGTGATCGACGTATCTTCGACCACATCGTGCAGCAGCGCCGCAGCGATCGTCTCGCGGTCCATTTCCAGCTCGGCCAACACGCCCGCGACGGCCAGCGGATGCTCGATGTACGACTCCCCAGAGGCACGGTGCTGGCCCGCATGGGCAGCATCGGCTACCTCATACGCGCGCCGCAGCAGCACATCGTCGAGGTCAGGGTCGTACCGCCGAACGCGGTCGGTCAGCTCCTGAATGGTCATAACGGTTCCGCCCATTATAGCGCGGAACCGAAAAATCGCCAGCTTTTAAGAACACGGGCCGGAATAAACCGGCCCGCATCTCGCGTTTTGCTCTTATTTTCCGAGGACGTTGTTGGGGTTAACGGAGATCGGCCAACCGCCGACGTTCGTGCTCAGTTTGGTCTTCGGCGCCGTGCCGTTCGGATACCTGAGCGTTTGAACGAGGAAGTTTGAGCCTTCTGAGTTGCTTATGTAGATCTGCTTGTTGTTTTTGCTCAGAGCGATCCCGAAGGGGAAGCCCCCCAGCGCAACTTGCTTCGACGGCAACGTCTTTCCAACCGGGAAATAGTCGAGATCGTCGTTGCTCTCGTCGAGGACGATGATGGTGCCCTTGCCGTCTACTTCCAGAGCACCCGGCGATCCAATGGACAAACCCAGGCTGGTGCCGCTGCTAGAGCCTTTCGCATACTCCTCGACGTTCGGGTACTCGGCGGCGTACAGGTTATCGTTGGCGTCGGTTGCGAGATATTCGGCCGATGCATCGATCGTAATCGACGGAGCGGTCTTGCCTTTGGGATATTCGGTAATCGTATCGGTATTCACGTTGGCAACGTACACCGTTCCGGCCGCATCGACGGTCAGACCGGTTGGACCGTCGATGCCGGTGCTGATTGTCAAGAAGGGCGTCGTTGCGCCGGCTTTGTATGCGGTGACGGTATTGTTGCCGATATTGGTAGCATAGACGCTGCCGTTCTTATCGACGAAGAGTCGCTCCGGGTTACTGAGGCCGGTCGTTATCTGGCCCAACTCTTTACCGTTGACACCTTTCGACGAGTAAATCGTGATCGTGTTGGTATCATAGTTGCCCCAATAGATTGCGTTACTATCGGTTTTTGCCTCAGGTGACATCCAGCCGCGGATTAATGCGGGGGATGCCTCCAATCGTATCCCCTGTCCGTTCGAAAGGGCGCGATACTGACTCAACGATCTACGTTGGCCGGCCACAGAGTTGCCGGCGCCGGCACTGGAACCGGTTGGAGCGATACTATTGCCGGAACAGCCGGCCATCATCAGCGCGATAAGGAAAGCGCCCGCCGCGGTGCGGCGGGCTGTTGGAAAAGTAGACAACTCGTGATCCTCCCTAGTGAGTAGCAGAAGCTACGGTGGCGGCGGCGATGCTCCGGCCGACGCACCGGGTTCGCCGGGACGTTCGACCGTTTCGACGTCGAATTTGTCCTTATAGAAAATGGTCGCGATCTTGCCGTCGGAATCGAGAATCATCCAGAGATACACGTTGCCGGCCGAGCAGCGCATCTGATAGATATAACCGCGCGCTTCCGGCGGAATATCGGGCGCGGAAAACGGTCCCATGTAGACGGTGTCGATGAGCGGCCCAAGACCCTCTAGAGCATGGGACGTCTGGTCGATTTTGTCTTGTGTAAGTTTCGGCAACACTTCCGGCGCGTAGAGCTTCAGATTGATACTGCCGGCCTGCCAGGCCACAAACTGTTGGCGCACGATCTTCGTGATTTGCGGATCTGCAACGGGCGTCGGTGTCGGTGCAGGCGTCGGCGTTGCCGACGGCCGCGCTACCGTTACCAACGGCAGCATAGCGACGGCGGCCAGCATCAGCAGCACCGCCCATAACCGGGTCATTTTAACGTTCAATAAACGATACCACTTCCGCGCCGGTCAACGCTTCGCGTCC contains the following coding sequences:
- a CDS encoding bifunctional (p)ppGpp synthetase/guanosine-3',5'-bis(diphosphate) 3'-pyrophosphohydrolase; translated protein: MTIQELTDRVRRYDPDLDDVLLRRAYEVADAAHAGQHRASGESYIEHPLAVAGVLAELEMDRETIAAALLHDVVEDTSITNEQVASEFGDEIARLVEGVTKLTRIPYQSKEDAQVENLRKMFMAMARDIRVIIIKLADRLHNMRTLASLPPAKRISIARETLDIYAPIAHRLGIWKIKWEIEDDCLRYLDPEAYRDIVERVAKTRNQREADVDSVIDRLRGEFGEMHVEAEIQGRPKHFYSIYTKLKSGRDFSTIYDLTAIRIIVDSVKDCYAALGAVHALWTPLPGRFKDYIAMPKPNMYQSLHTTVVGPTGEPLEIQIRTLEMHRTSEYGIAAHWRYKEGGKADQFENKLSWLRALLEWQKDMRDSRLFMENLKLDLFDSQVFAFSPRGDVFSMPADGTPLDFAYLVHTDVGNHCVGAKVNGRIVPLDSQLNNGDICEILVNKTSGRPSLDWLSIVKTSSAKHKIKQWFRKERREENVLAGQEALENELARAGVRVDTARGSLIETIAHRLNCATPADLYAAIGFGDQSAQAVVNRIRDELKSDNVVDLTKMARRPAARRSTRRLSGVRVAGIDDMLVRLSKCCSPVPGDPIMGYVTIGRGVSVHRADCPNVAYMNATPERILQAQWNVQEEVLHSVDIEVEAEDRAQLLQDIMSVFAEFKTRVSSVTARVRRDRVAVTSLTIQIHDLDHLHKILMRLQGLPEVRRVYRVTKRERVAP
- the rpsF gene encoding 30S ribosomal protein S6, with the protein product MTDYEVTYILRPSLEENEVEERSNAIADIIRNQQGEVVGIERMGKKRLAYEIDDVREGNYVVMQFKSDGAASKELERLLKLHEDVLRALVVRLDEKMIRHMAAVVAATPPPPTLPY